The Drosophila suzukii chromosome X, CBGP_Dsuzu_IsoJpt1.0, whole genome shotgun sequence DNA window CTTACCGAGACTCAGGTCATACGCGCATATGTAATCAGAAGTGGTGAATTGGTAAGTCAGGGTGGTTTTGCCCACCCCAGAGCCGCCGAGCATGGCAATTTTGTAGGCCGGAACATTCGGATCCCCATCGATGACTTCGCCCGATGCTCCCGATGCGTTGCTACGAAGATACAGCCAATAACAATCATAAGCAAAGAGACCGAGGCACAGTGGGGCAATTTCACACATTAAGCTCAAAAAAGGGATTACCTTAAAGCTAggaaaaatctttaaaaaaaatggctGTTTCCTTACATATTCTAAAAAGCTTTTAAAACGcgttaatatatttattttggtgATATGGTGATAAACATATTCTACAAAGACTTTAAAACTggttattatattttatatggtGATAAGTTAATAGAAATATTAAGATTGagtaataaatattattcaaatatattttaaacaagAATTACTAGGAATAGAGATACGATGAAAGcaactaaatattttttattactagTGCTACAAGCAACCTACATCCAATTGTTTTCACTTTAAGTGAAATTCGAACTTTAGAGTTTGAAACCAATTGCTAAAATGTTTCACTGTGCAAGGACGACGGCGTTTCCTTTGACAATGAGCTGGAAAACGCCTTGCCATTGTTACGACTCATCTTCATCTTTGGGTACCCACACTCCAAATGCCGTTGTTAATGGCAGCGGAAATTGTTTGGCGTGGAAATTGTATGAAATTAGTCAGACTATATAGACGTGAAAATGCCGTACGCTACGCATTGTTGTCGCCATGTGAACTGTCATTTCATAAACAATTTATTGCCAGCCAGCCACTTTTGTTCGCCGAACATTAAACCAATGAACGTCGAAGCACTGAACTCACCTATTGTGTCGATCCACACCGCTGTTTGAAGTGCCAGTGGAAGTCACGGAATTGATCGAACGTGACCTGCGACTTCTGTTTCCGAAAAAggtgaaaacaaaaaaagaaagggCACACAATGGCAGAGGCTGGGCATTGAAAATGTCAGGGCTTTGGGAACTTACCTTAGGGAGTCGCCCAAGTTGCAGATGCCATGGGAAGTGATGCTGAAGCTGCGCAGACGGTAGTAGGTCATGTCCAGATCACCGGCATGGATGGCCGAGCGTCGCATCTCCGCCAGGCGGGGCTGCAGGGCAAAAATACAAGTTCCGaaaaattaataagtaaaaatatatgttcAATGCCAAGCCACAGAGcgtataaatattaaaaagatattttaattaatgagAAAAACCGCTTAAGCAGTGTTTCCCCaaggcgtatgcgtaatgtcatataattaaaaaataacgCATACGCACCGTTGACTTTTTAATAAAAGCGTCTGGCCATTTTTAAAGTCAATAAATCCGGTCATCGTTTCATATATTACCAGTTTAAATGGCTTACAGAACAAATAAAAAGTTCTTGGGAAACGAACAAATAAATGTCCTGGCACAAAAAAACCCAATCAGGCCGACGGCCAGTGCTTGATTTCATTCAACCAGTCCAATAAGGTGTGACTAAAGCCTTTGCGGATGAGCTTTAAGACACCTCCCGCCGGGTTGGGCCCAAACCAAGAGCCAAGCACCAAGTACAAAGTATTTTCCCTGCTCCTGTTCCTGCCAATTGCAGGGCGATGGCCCCCGATGGGCTtacagcacacacacacacacacacacacccacataTTTCACATATTTGCGGTTGCCCTTTTGGGGCATGGTGGCACAAAAGTTTCTGCACTTTTTCGGCTGCCTTGGGGGCTTCTAGACCCCCCCAGTCCctcttacatttttttttttgtttgctgaAGATGAGGTGAAGTGTGAATGGATCTGGGACTGCAGTCGACAAGTTTGCTCCTTTTCGGTGTCGAGTGCACCGCACACTTGACACTATTCCGCATTTAATGCCCGAACCCCGACTTCAGACATGGCCAAATCCAAATCCTATCGCAAACCCAATCCCTTTGGCCGGGAGCCATCCGCATCTACGTGCCTGCCATTGATTCTTTTTGAAGGTTCTCGCTCAGTTTAATTGCAACTAGCGCATACTTGCAGTGGAATCAATTCCGAGACGGCAGACGGAAGACGTAAGACGGGGGTATCTATAAAAAGTTTTGTGCCGGATGGCATGATGAAAACTTGGGGTCAATGCCCCACAACTGCTCCAGTTTCTTCTTGCCATTCTGAGTCCCCAGCGACTGTGGCAGGTGCAGGAATTCCACGTGCCACGTCCACGTCCACGTAGTTCGCGCAGCACGCGTTGCACAATTTTCACTCGAGCAATTTCACAAACTAATTACATTAGCTGCAGCGACTAGACAACTGCAAGTCAGCCGAAGAAGCGTGGGGATTATGGCCCCCATGGTCCCAATCGCAGCCATAAATCCACATTAATGACACACAGCCGTAAGCCGTAAATGGATGACACGACCTTAAAATACTTATTGAATATTGCTTAAAGTCGGTGCAAGAAACAGCTTTCCCCATAAACCATATTTTCTTAAACTTaaaaacgcgaattctttaggTTCACGTTGTGCAATATTATATTCTTTTTATTGAGCTCTCCAAATCGAAATATGAGAACTATTTAGTTTAATTGAAGTGGTTGCAAAAATTAGCTCAAAACCCAAATTTTTTAGTACCTTAAAAAGCGAATTCTTTAGATTCATGTTGCGCTATATTAACTCATTTTTAACTGAGGCCTCATAggaataaacaaatttattgtAATAAGAAGTAAGAAAAAATGTTTGGAACAAATTGTAGCATACTTAAAGCAGAAGGTAAGAATTGGGAGTTTTAAATTGAAACTTTTAATAGAACTGTATTTTTGAATAACTTCCTTCTTGAGTACAAAATACCTCTTCATATTCTGAGAATGCCTTAATAAAGAATAAATGTAGGATAGTCAAGTGGGAGTGCTCATGCCTTGCCCGTTGATTATGGCGATTTTTCAAATGTGCCAAAAACGATACAGGAAAACACCAGGCACAAGTGGGTCTGGTCGCTGGGGGATGGGTCGGGAAGTCGGGACATGATAAGCTTGGCAGCCAGCCCCACTCCTGCCACTCCTCCCGGGAAAAAGGAGGCTCAGGCAGCCAATGACCCGGGAGCAGAGGGCCAAAAGTAGAACCATGTATCAAATGCTTACTCATGCTGAATGCTGCAAACTTGGCCCAGGCCCACAGTCACATCCCCCAGCAATACACCCCCTTAGATACATGTGTAATCTTTGGTTTCTTCGCCTTGTATACACATCTAGCTTTtcttcttgatttttttccttttcttggGGCTAGTGCCACTATTAAGAATATTTCACTGCTGAGTGGAGTGCTAATGGCTGTCTTCAAATGGCTTTTGTTCCCCGGGCCGAGTTTCAATTACTTGTTGTCCCAAGTCGGTGCGATAATCCCCAGGAGCCTGCTCCTTGAACTGACTTAACTGGTTCCCGCATCGCATGACCATGCAGTTGCCAAATTTGGGAAAGAATAAATAGTTTCAATGACAGCACCGTTTTGTGAAAGGTTGGGGTAAATGTGACTCGAATATTTAATATCTTTAGACAGTTATTTTTCGCTCGATTAGGTTTAAATACATCTTACTTATAAATCATTTGTCTAGGTTATATTTCAATTGAaaagaaagcaagctgcttattttttcttgttttataaAGCGGGCATGGCTTGGCACCCGTGGGCGTTAAGATAATATTTAGCGATTTAAGGCCCACGGGCTTTATGACACTTGTGAAAGTTTTATAACGCCGGCATGAAAGTAATAATTTATCCACTCACCCTGCGACTTTCTGCCGGCATGCTGGAGGTCCTCAAGCGCTGTCGCTCTGTCATTGGTTTTCCGGATTGGGAGGCCAGGACCACGGAGGCGgccagttcggcgatggcggtgCCCGATGTACTGGCACCCGAGGATTCGCCCACGCCCCGTTCCCGCAACATGGGCAAGTGGGTGGGCAACTgcagctgctcctgctgcaTCTGAAggagttgctgctgcttctgcttcTCCTTGCTCTGGACCATCGAAACGGGCGAGGGGGAGTCCGTGGAGTCGCCATTGCCATCCGGTCCACTAGTCACCTCGGCGACAGCAGCTAAGGTGGTGCTTGATCCACCGAGAAACCCCAAGCCCACGGTCAAATTGATATTGTTAGCCGATCCGCCAGGTAGACCACCTATTCCCATGGCATCGGCTCCAACCATTCCCGGTTTCTTCTCACCGGTACCTTGCGGATTCAGAGAACCCACGGTGCCATATTGTGGTGACACCGCTCCGGACATGGCCTGCTGGAAGGTCAGGACTCCGGCCATTGACATGCGATCCCTAAACACGAGtgataaaataaacaaatattaattatGTTAGTATTTGAGGGAACACTGATTAAAAAAACGAAGTAAATGCAAAGATTTCATactcaattaaaatttttttcgttGTTTTTCATCGATTGCCTTTTTTAACCACTTTAATACAGAAAGCATTTATACAAAGTACATTTAAAGATTTCATtctttcatttcatttatGAAATCCCTTTTTCTATGATGTAAAACATGTAAAGTAAATGTGACTCAATTCGTAagttgatttaaatattttaaaattaattcatGGAATCCAATATGATttgtattatatattatttttcgtAATATTTATTGCGAAATTCTGAATTCAATATgcagaaatatatttttactaTCATTTTTATATCAGTGCACTTTTATTTCCCTACATTCAACTAACTATGttcttaagatttttttactttttttaggattgaatattatttttgcGATATTAATTAAACAATGGTTAAATTGAAATTCAACTCATAATTGGGATTCCAAACGGAGCATTATGAAAACGGATGTAAAAGTGTAATTAACCCTACAAAGCCGGAAAAAGTCTATTAGTGTTTAGAGGGTTTGTTTGGATAAGTGTTTTACATAATTATCTTTATGATTTTTCGCATTTATTTACACTCCAATCCCTTGCACTTTGGTTATCCTTTAAGCTTGTTGTTAATTTGGAGCAAAAAAGGACCTGCCTtaggattttttttaaactccTGTCCTCCCAGACGGGAAGCAATAAATGTGGCCAACTTTTACCTAATTAAAAAAAGCCTCCCCTTCGAAATGAAATGATGAAAAAATACACGATGCCTTTTTTTGCGCTGAGTGCAACTGAGTCTGAAGCTCTCACAAGCTATTTGCAAGTGAATTATGAATGGAATAAAGCGCAAAACATTTGAAAAGCCATTTGCATTAAATCTGCAGCTTCCATCTCAAAAAACCAACCCATTGGGCCAAGGTCGCTCTGGGGCGCCAAAGACAATGCCAAGTTGTTGGCCCACAAGGAGGCGGCAAGAGGTCACATGTTGAGGGCACTAGGCGGTCGGGGTCACCTAATTAGGGTGGCCCTTCTTCGTCTCACTTCTTGTCTCTTCTCCCCACCTGCCGCCCATTGTTGCAAAGTTTTTAATTATcattttttcttgtttatgaCTGGACGCCTTCTGCGAGGACTTCTGCCCCAAGCAGCCACTGCTGCCACTTTATCATCATCTTAATCTTCTttagaaatggaaaaaaatgttgaatatATTTTTGGAGAAGAGGAAACGTGGCATAAGCTTTTTAAAATGGTTTCGTCTTCTTCTTTAATAATAAGTTTGTGCAGAGACAGGGAGTTTAAAATTGCCATAACGCATTACAATACTAAATATTAAAGTTTCTTAAACTTGGGTAATGAAGTTTCTCTTTAAGCGTTAAGtcttcttaaaaaatataccaGTGAGGTCATTAAAATCGGATTTTAAAAACGTTCCCTATAAATTCTATGATAAATACAGGTACCAGATAAATTTTACCTGGCGCTGCTGCTCTGCGAAATCCGCTGAAAATCGTTGGGGTCAATCGGAGCCCCGCCAATACTATTCCTGGTATACGTATAATCCGAGTGCAATAAGTTTCCAGCTATCGATGAGGCGCGACGTCTGTTCAAAATCGGGGACTTCTGGGCCCGAAGACTCTGCTATGAATTGTGATATGATCAAAAATAAAGAGAGAAATTGAAAGTTGTTAGCGGTGTCGCTGAAAAAAAACTTTGCGTTACAGGAGTGCAATTATTTAATgtaatataattatttaatggTCTAATTAATTGGTGTGAAGGTGTTTGTTTGAGTTTGTGCTGTAAATATAAGACCGCAAACCAAATACAATTGCCAATTAAAATGACAAATTTGCGCAAACAGCAACCACattttggttttaaaaaaaaacaatttaataatgTCAAGTTTTTCTATTGATGTtcatttgttttattataataaaacaaaagtaaTCCCTTAATCCCATTGTGTGAGTGTTGTATAGGGTATATACAATATAGGTGATACTTACACGACTGCCAGTTGGATTCTGGGCCGCGTTGACAAAATCATTAAATGTGGTGAGTGGTGGATCCATTTGAGGAGCAGGTTCCTCGTCCAACTCCCACTCTGTATCGTAATCCAATTCGGTATCATCGGCGTAATGCTgatgttgctgatgttgctcGAACTGCAACTGCTGCTGCATCGGCTGATGTTGCTGCATCGGCTGATGTTGCTGCATCGGCTGGTGCTGCTGCATCATCTGATGCTGATGCGGATGCTGTTGCTCCATGGATAGGTTATAGCCGTATGCCGATGCCGAAGTGCTGGGGCCTTGATTATAATAGCCGCTCTGCTGTTGCACCCTCTGCAGCGCCGCCTCCCGGGTGTGGAACGCCCCCAAGCCACTGTGTGTGGGCGGTGTGGGAAGCAGGCGGTGCACAACATGGCCGCCAGATGGCGGTGGCGGTGCTAGTTGACCCTGCATCATCGGTTGCTGGTGGCCCACCTGTTGGTGTGGGTGTGGTTGTGGGTGTTGCGGATAGGTAACCATCTGGTGTTGTTGCTGATGGATTATCTGCTGATGcggatgttgctgctggtggttCAGCTGCGGATGTTGTTGGTGTGTAACCACTTGATGCTGCAGCTGAGCAACCCCTAACCCTCCTTGATGCTGCAGCTGAATAACCCCTCCTTGATGCTGCTGGTGTCCAATCCCCTGATGTTGCTGATGAACTATCTGTTGATATTCCACCGGATTTACCTGTTGCAACATCaccatctgttgctgctgctggtggggCTGCTGTGGCTGCTTGAGGATCGGCTTGAGGACATTATAAGCCAGCTGGTGGGGAGCCGGCGATGGCACCTGATTCTGGGTGCTGCTGCTCAGGCTTTCACTCTCGTCGCAGCTGGCGTCTGGGCACCCGGACCGGAACCACCGGCAACAATCAGGATAACATAAAAGTAGGGGGGAAATCACTTTACAATAAAAGCGGAATCCTTTTTTAATTACAGAGAAATATAATAGGCTACCTGTAAAAGCATAACCCAATAAGGTATTCAACTTAATCTGATACAGGGAATGTACCTTTACAATAAAAGcggaatcttttttttttttgattacaAAGACAGATAGTAAAGCTACCTGTGAAAACTTAACAAACATTATAGGAATTTTCTGATGAGGGCGGCATAACTTTGCAATAACAAAGGAAACGTTATGTATTATAATGCCACCTGTAAAACCATAACCCAAAAGTGTATAGAAGTTTTCCTTTCAAAAGGAAAAATCGCTTTACAAGAAAAACGAAATCgttttttaaattacaaaaGCATTTTCTAATTTTACCTGTAAAAACGTAACCCAAAATAGAACATGACCTTTTCTGATTGAAGCAAAATCAACTACACAGAAAAAATGAGGATCAATTCGATATTGTAAATATATTAAGT harbors:
- the LOC108019041 gene encoding uncharacterized protein isoform X5, translated to MDTKLEARGQFPASFPDTFKNFFAMMNEDEDHVGLFANLLEDKVIPRQNSPVQPQRQRFGGSMRSHSGGDRRGRAERQYQQHQQQIQNQQQQQQQNVQQQRVFQPRGRSGSGSSIDLYANRNVSFTNSNANRVNSLRRNRSRGSLNLSSNGLNALGLGPVTLAPNVSSSSSGSVVDLTLPPGMTVGDVGGRGSGGSSSNIYASPSKSNLKSSLKSSSSTGQRGCALFLGVDDGLQHLQQQLKGQKLSSGPKQVTVACCECVCGNGKSPRPGPDGEDNGGANYMKGYGGGYLLPATPKGKNLDRSSTLTSAELAASKNKDLQERQERQEKRGSVILERAFDFDASCDESESLSSSTQNQVPSPAPHQLAYNVLKPILKQPQQPHQQQQQMVMLQQVNPVEYQQIVHQQHQGIGHQQHQGGVIQLQHQGGLGVAQLQHQVVTHQQHPQLNHQQQHPHQQIIHQQQHQMVTYPQHPQPHPHQQVGHQQPMMQGQLAPPPPSGGHVVHRLLPTPPTHSGLGAFHTREAALQRVQQQSGYYNQGPSTSASAYGYNLSMEQQHPHQHQMMQQHQPMQQHQPMQQHQPMQQQLQFEQHQQHQHYADDTELDYDTEWELDEEPAPQMDPPLTTFNDFVNAAQNPTGSRQSLRAQKSPILNRRRASSIAGNLLHSDYTYTRNSIGGAPIDPNDFQRISQSSSARDRMSMAGVLTFQQAMSGAVSPQYGTVGSLNPQGTGEKKPGMVGADAMGIGGLPGGSANNINLTVGLGFLGGSSTTLAAVAEVTSGPDGNGDSTDSPSPVSMVQSKEKQKQQQLLQMQQEQLQLPTHLPMLRERGVGESSGASTSGTAIAELAASVVLASQSGKPMTERQRLRTSSMPAESRRPRLAEMRRSAIHAGDLDMTYYRLRSFSITSHGICNLGDSLRSRRSRSINSVTSTGTSNSGVDRHNSNASGASGEVIDGDPNVPAYKIAMLGGSGVGKTTLTYQFTTSDYICAYDLSLDGGLLCHIQHRPLRSGLFCYRSEHFRSSRAGFAVPQGERDALVPWGYFGGQQNGFAEAPRGYPSDGPQGGEGYSLQIYRNFIWLGSQCGRVARRDSGAGETQSSTVAIANGAGAAAPEPAEHYPEAPWYAPAEPPYGPPDEHMPGRRGDLQWRIAGAIAERRRRRRRAAQGA
- the LOC108019041 gene encoding histone-lysine N-methyltransferase 2D isoform X6, whose protein sequence is MDTKLEARGQFPASFPDTFKNFFAMMNEDEDHVGLFANLLEDKVIPRQNSPVQPQRQRFGGSMRSHSGGDRRGRAERQYQQHQQQIQNQQQQQQQNVQQQRVFQPRGRSGSGSSIDLYANRNVSFTNSNANRVNSLRRNRSRGSLNLSSNGLNALGLGPVTLAPNVSSSSSGSVVDLTLPPGMTVGDVGGRGSGGSSSNIYASPSKSNLKSSLKSSSSTGQRGCALFLGVDDGLQHLQQQLKGQKLSSGPKQVTVACCECVCGNGKSPRPGPDGEDNGGANYMKGYGGGYLLPATPKGKNLDRSSTLTSAELAASKNKDLQERQERQEKRGSVILERAFDFDASCDESESLSSSTQNQVPSPAPHQLAYNVLKPILKQPQQPHQQQQQMVMLQQVNPVEYQQIVHQQHQGIGHQQHQGGVIQLQHQGGLGVAQLQHQVVTHQQHPQLNHQQQHPHQQIIHQQQHQMVTYPQHPQPHPHQQVGHQQPMMQGQLAPPPPSGGHVVHRLLPTPPTHSGLGAFHTREAALQRVQQQSGYYNQGPSTSASAYGYNLSMEQQHPHQHQMMQQHQPMQQHQPMQQHQPMQQQLQFEQHQQHQHYADDTELDYDTEWELDEEPAPQMDPPLTTFNDFVNAAQNPTGSRQSLRAQKSPILNRRRASSIAGNLLHSDYTYTRNSIGGAPIDPNDFQRISQSSSARDRMSMAGVLTFQQAMSGAVSPQYGTVGSLNPQGTGEKKPGMVGADAMGIGGLPGGSANNINLTVGLGFLGGSSTTLAAVAEVTSGPDGNGDSTDSPSPVSMVQSKEKQKQQQLLQMQQEQLQLPTHLPMLRERGVGESSGASTSGTAIAELAASVVLASQSGKPMTERQRLRTSSMPAESRRPRLAEMRRSAIHAGDLDMTYYRLRSFSITSHGICNLGDSLRSRRSRSINSVTSTGTSNSGVDRHNSNASGASGEVIDGDPNVPAYKIAMLGGSGVGKTTLTYQFTTSDYICAYDLSLGLPPKSPPVESSISISQDMTFGWIFSLH